The nucleotide sequence CGGAAGTAAATTTGATTCGTGCCGTATCCGATTACCAAATTCCAGTTGGAATCGGCGTAAAGGATACGATACCATTCGTTGCCAGTGATAGCATCCAAAGTGGATTTATTACTGTGAGTGTGTCCAGTCCCAGACCCAAACCCCCTAACCGGATATGCTGACGGTGCCGACATAAGCTTCTACTTCCGCGTACTCTTCATTGGAGAAGAAAATCACCGCACCCGTGGTAGGCAGTGGAGTTCCTACAGCACCCAATTTACCTACGATTTTCCCCTCATACTCTGCTGCGATCGCAAATATTGCACCAGGCCGCAAAGGATAAATCAAGGGGGATTTATCGGGTAATTCTATACTCACCCAGCCAGAGTTAGACGGTAAAGCCATCACACACCACTGTTCGGTAAGTGGTGGCTCGATAGTCCCCAGGAGCGTAGCAGTTTCTGAAAGTTTAAAAAGTTCCATTCGTTTTTTTTTAGGCTGAATACTCTGTACTTTGCAAGGTCAAAGCGATTGACCCAATGACGTTTATAACACCGCCGTAAATTTGTTCTTGGCTACGCTCGCCATCAACACTAACGGTTTTTCCAAGTGCAACTGTTGCAGCCACCCCCTCAGTGATATAGGCTTCCCCAGAAGTGCCTTTGTGTTCCACCGTCCAATCAATCCTGTTTGCATTCGCCGCAAATAAAACCGCCGACGCGGTGGTAACCGAAACAGACGCGATAGTCACGCTGCTAGCGCTAGAATTTGCCAGAATTACAGGGATTCTGCCATTCGATAAAGAAGGAATTCTGGCTCTAAAATCTCTAAGAATTGCTTTTAACAAGCCATTGAGGCCGGAAGAGCTTGTGTGGTCTGTAGCAGCGCTTTCAGCTACAGCACCAAATAAAGCGGTGTAGTCTTTGACTCTAACGGGGTTAAATGTCATCTTTTTTCCTCAAAATATCTGAGATTGAATCTCCAGTCATTTTCACTATTAAAGCGTTGGTGATGGCTTTTACTTCTTTCAATTCATCAATTAAGTGTGATTCAATGTCCTTGGCTCGCCTATAAGCTTGAATTTCATGAGATTCAATCTGTTTTTCTAAGTGTTTAACTTGTTCAAGTATCGTTCTCTGCCCTTCTTTAATGGAGACAAAATCTAATTCGCTTGCGTAGCGTTTTCTCTGACTCGTATTCCACCAAGAAACTAACTGGATCGCATTACAAATCAAAGCTAAGTACAAAGCGATTTCTTCGGCACGCATAATTAATTTACGACCAATAGCGAGCGAGTACATTGAGAAATTACGCAATAGCCCTCAATTTCTGTCTCTTCCTCCAAAATCCAAAGTGCATCAATAGATTCTTCGGGCGGGACATTTTCGGTGTATTGAAAATTCCAGTAAGGAAGAATCAATTCATCGAAAACCTGTTCCGAAATTCCGTTGCCGCCGTACCGAATCAGCATTTTTGAATTGCTCAAGTTACAAATATTAAGTCGGGAGCGATTCTTGAGTGCGGGTGCAACTTGTACCTGCACTAGGCTTGCGGGGGTAGAGATTGGGGGTTGAGGGATAGTTTGGGTTTCTGTCGCTTGAAGCAGATTAAGGGTTTCCCAGGCCCTAATCTTAATCTGCTCTATCCAGTACGGAGGGGAAATTTCAATATCTACTGAAGTGGTAGGAGAAGCTACGCTTACTTCTCGGTATTGATTCAGCGGTAAAGCGAATTCTTCCAAAAGAAGTTTGCCGTGTTCAAACAAGGAGAAAATTTTTACCATCCCTGCTTGGAAGCCATTCACCTCTGTGTCGGAAGTAGCTTGAATCGTGAAATTTTGAGATTCAATAGTAAGGGTTAAGGGCATGATAGGTGCGGTTAACCCCTGAATTTCTCCTAGCAAATCCCCAAGGATTTCCCCACTCATAAAAGATGATTTTGGCGCACAACGTGGTTAAGCTGCTTAAAGCCTCGGACAGACGCCCCTCTGGTGCAATGAAATTGCTGGCAAGTCATTGGTCTTTCTTCGTATATTTGGCAAGTTCGGGTGCTTCTATCAAGGCACGAGCAAGCGCCGTCTGAGCCCCTCTGCATTATCCACCCACCACGCTGCTCGTCGAAAACGGTTTCTCTTCGCAATACTTCGCTTTTTTCGATTTCGTCCGGGAAAACGACAGTCCCTTGAAAACTACAGCATTGCGCTTGACAATAGGGCAAAGCATCTTCACAATCGCAATCAAACCGAAGCCAAACACCATCTGCGCCAAGTTCAAAAGCAATTTCACCGCTAGGCACAGTTAAAATAACAGATCTTCTGGATTTAGGTGAAAATAACTTAGCCGCTTTTTCGGCTTCAAGAAATGACTGTATCGCTTCTTCTTCTGTATCCATGTTTGCAAGTTTTTAGTGTGAGAGATAACCCTATCAAATTGACTTGATAGGGTTATGGCTGTCAATTACTCAGGGACAATTTCATATTGCGCGGCGGGTGCGGCGACATCTACGTTCACTGTGTAAGGGATTCGCTGAGGATTGACTGCTCCATTGATTGCAACGGCTGAACCAGTCCCCTTGATGACACTCCAGCGTGCTGGGCGATCGGCTGTTCCTAGGTTGAAGTAGAAGCTAGCTAGCTTATCGTTGATGGCTCGGATAAAAACGCCGATATCCCCAGTGGTAGCGTGCAACTCGGCGGCACTGACTCCCGTGAAATCGGAAATATTTAGCGTAATCACTCCTGTACCCGCGTCAATTGCCCAGGTACTAAATGCCGTAGAAGGCGCAATCTTGGCCATTTTTTTTGCTCCATAAATTCGTAAATTTCAATGTTGACTGATTCTATCCACTCACGCAGATCTACTTGAATCTGGTAAGGAGATAGATTAGGCAAAGTGATTAATTTCGCCTTGCCAATTGACAAGGTAAACGATTCACTTTCAATGTTTCCGACAAAAGGTTCATTCCAAATTGCTTTGCACCAGCCAGCAGCAATCCAGTGTCTAGGATTTAAAGGCAGCGCTGCTTTGATTACCAAGTTGAAACTGGTAAATTGCTGTTGCGAAATGCTTGATTTGACGACAGTAAAATAATCCCTAAGTTGCCAAGGCATTTACTTCGGTTGTCAGAGGCATTGCTACCTTGGTGGAAGTTGAAAATACCTCTTTCAATTCTTCTATTACTGGTACTGGTGGCAGGTCGGGCGGAACCGGAGGCTCAGGTTGACCAATGTTAAAAGGTAATTCCACAACAAACTCAACAAGTCTAACGTCACTTAGAGGGTTAAGTCTCTGGTGGGAACCTTGTTCCATGCGAACTACTACAATATCGCTCTCAGCAAATAACCGAAGATGCTTGTAATCCTCTTGATGCGTCGCGCCATCGTAGAAGCGGATCGCATTCCCATTTCCGTCAAAGGTACAGATTCCATATGTCTTGATAAACATACTATTACGCCCTGTTAGTGTCTAAAGGTTGATAGGCATGGTCAATCTCATGATCTCGGTATTTACCCGTTGACATTTTAGATGCCTCCTCAAATTTGTCAGGCGCACACCAGACTGAGCCTGTCCCCATTTTGGTTGTGCTAATTTTGTAGGCAATGCCCAGACGCCGAAATCCACCTCGAGCGGCTGCCACAACAAGTGCTTTTCCTCGCTCGGCGTCCGAAACAGATTCGAGCCCAAGCGCTGTTTTCAGGGGTTCATACACGGCCTTTGATGCTCTAAAGGCGATAATTATATCCCCGTAAGTTTTTCCATAAAGTCCTTTTGGGTCTGCCATTTCACTCGGTTAATATCGATAATTCAGTTTTATCACTCTTTTCTAGGCTTCAGTGCGCGAGGAAGGTGAAGACGTTCCGTATTGGGTTGACAAAAACCTAATGCTCGGCTGAGGGAGATACTAAGCCAGCTTCGCGAAGGCGTCTGTAGGGGTCGTAAAGCACTATTGGGTCGATGCCGTCAATGTTTAAGGTCGCGTACCTGAATCGCACGTTCGCCGTGGGCCGGTAACGTTTTTTCTTTTTTTGTTTTTCGTAAACCCTTCGTGTACCAGTTGGGTTATTAATAGAGTCTTTTTCTGGTTTGGTACTGCAAAAAAAACAGTTTTCGTCAAAACTGTGATTCTGAATGGACAAGATTTTATTTATAACTTCTTTTCCTTTCTGCTCGCTAGAAACGTAAATTTGTATCCAATAGCCTTCCTCTTTTTTTTTATAAGAGCAAATTTTATCCCCTTTGGTAAATTCCCAAGTGGGGCTATTTCCAAAAGCGTTCTTGATGTTTTGAGCAATGGTTTTAGCCTTTGCCTTTGTCATTGAGGCGGCAGTTTCTTTTATTAATCTGAATGATATTTCTGCCTGTATTCTAGAGAATTCACTAGGTATGGATGCGGCGTCTTGCTCAAAAAATAATAGTACTTGCGGTAGTCCTTCTAGCTTAATATTATCCCAATGCGTTGGGGTTGGGACTCCGTAGATAGCGGGGTGCATTCGACTAGCATTCTCAACAGTTACCTCAAATAACCAGGCTCTGGTTAGAGCTATTAACAGGCTATCTGAAGGCTTGATTGTGCAGCCAGCCTTTATGCTAGCTGCACCTTGAGTAATAATATCGTCATCTGGAGCATCTTTAAAATGCCTCTTGACGCGGGGGTTGTGCAATCTAATCATCAAACTTTTTAAATGTTCTGCCTCATCTTTAGGAAGAGTCATTTACTCATCTCCACTTGTTGGCTTTTTGTCTTCTTCTGTTACTTCAGCGCCTTTTGAGTCAGCTTTGTCTTTATCACTAGCATCTTTAACTGGCTTATTGTCAAGGCGAAATTTGGGCGCTTCTTTTTCAATTGTGTCCATAAATTTGTCGTTATTTTCCTTGATTTCTTGAATATTCTGTTGACTTTGAACTACTGAAGAGGTGATGGTTTCAAAGGTTTGTGCAATGTTTTGAACGGATTCCAGGCTTTCGCGCATCTTTCTAGCGAAAACAGTTTCGGTGTTGTAGTTTTCCGGAAACCAAGTACCAATATCTTGCGTTAGCCCGCTACGGCGCATAATATTGCCTATCTTTCCGCTGTTCTCAGCAGCCATAGCTGCCAAAGAACCAGTCGTGTTGGCTAAATCATTGATGCTTTGCAAAAGGGTACTCCCAGAGGCAATGATGGCGTTCGCTGCTGCCCATTTTTGCTTCAGTTGCTCCCAAGTTTGGACACCGAAAAAGCTTTTAGCTATAGTTTCCAGGAATTCTTTAATAGATTTCTCTGTCGTCACGCCTTCATCATTTACATTTTTAATTCCAAAGGCATTTAACACGGCATTCAAGCCGTTATCGACCACAGTGAATAATGTCTGGCCAATATCTCTACTTAATATTAGAGCATTGTGTAAAGAAATAATAACCGAAACTGTTTGCATAACTTGACCTAAATTAATTATTTTTCCAAGTTTTGCACCTTGAGTTTTTAATGTATCGATTCCTTCCTTAACTATTGTCCCGACGCCATTAACAGCAGTAGTAATCGCTTGCCTGTTCTTAAATATTGCATATCCCACTGTACCTGCTGAAATTGCGTGCCCAGCGTTAACAGCGCTTTGGTAATCGCTGTCTGTGGCTGATTCAGGTGGATTTCCTTCTACTGCTTTAGAAAGAACTTCAGCCGTTTGGAATAACATTCCATTCTCTCTCTCTACAGCCGCTCTCGAAAGAGTTGCTGTTTTCTCCGACCTGTTGTTCTCCTGCCACGTGAAAGTATTCTCAAACGCACCCATAGTATCAGTGTGATTACTTTTGATTAATTCTGATTCTTTCTCAAAGGTAAACATGGTGGCAGCGTGATTACTTTTGATTAATTCTTCTAAATTCGCCACTTGCGTCTCCAGTTCAGTTATGCGAGTACTGTTAGTGTTGCCTAAGTTCAAAGCTAAATTCGCGTTTGAAAATGCTTGTCTGGCAAGAATTTCTGTGCCCAATAATCCAGTTTCTAGCCCGTTAACGCGGGACCGGGTTCTTTGATGCTGCCCGTCTACAGAAGTTACTGTAGCTTCAACTCCTGTAAGCCTATTTGTTAACTCAGTGACAATATTGCTAAGAATTGTATACCCAATTCTCAGTGCATCAATTATCATCTGGACTACGGTGATTACTTGACATACCCTCCCTAGTACTACTAATGCCTTGCTTCCAAAGGCAGCCAGACCACCTATCCCGCCCTCACCAATAGTGGGCGCTGCTATTTTAAAATTGTTTAATCCACTTCGTAACCCAGCAGTTTGCTCGGCTAGTTTTTCCATCAACGCTGGATTTACAGCCACTCTACTTGTAGGCTGTATGCCCTGAGAAGCTGTACGAAAAACATCATCAACATCATCGACTACCGAGATGATTTCATTTTGGGGAATTGACCTTCTAAATTGGGCTTCCAGTATCTCTCTAACTTCGTCGATTTTTGTTGCTGTTTGCGTTTGCGAAGCCACAATGTTTGCGTATTCAGCGGTTCCGCCATTTATGATAGGCATTAAGGTAATCCTCTTAAAAAACTAGCGGTATTGTCTAAAGCTGTTTGAGCACCTTGATTAGAAGCTTTGTAGTTATTATATTCTGCGTAAGTCATGCAGAAATAGCCATCATCGGTATCATTGCCTATTTGAATATCGCACGGTGGTGGTGGCGGTGGTGGCGGTGGTGGCGGTGGTGGCTGTGGTGAATAGAAGATAGGTGGTGGTGGCGGTGGCGGTAATGGATCGGGCCTAATTATTGGCGTTTCAGAAATTTCATAAATATTGTTACTGGTAGTTGAATGCCATAGCTCAAAACTCTGGAAACTAACCCACCAAGAATAGGATTGGAAATAATGATAACCTATAAGTTCTGGGTAATTGTTTAATCTGTTGACAGGGAATGAAATTGAACTGCTTGTGGGTACTAAAATTCCATTGTTATCCACAAGACTAAATTTATAAAATGTATCAGAAAATTTGCTGATTCCAGATATCCCACCTCCAGCGGCGCTCTGCCTATTAACAGTTGTCGGGGTAGCCCGTAGACTGTATTCTTGAGGCAAGTAAACTACTGACAATATTTGTTGGGTATCCACCCGTTCGACGTTACCGACTCCATGTGAATAATCTTTGGAAGGATCGGGATTCACAAGTATGTCCTTCGCGACCAAAACAGACCCTACGAATCGAATAAGTTTTGCTTCAGAGGAAGCGCTCCATTCAAAACTATCAGGCAGAGGGATGTTGGAAGCATTTGCAAGCTTTTTTGCAGCCTCCGCCATGTCTTCGGCTGAAAATGGCTTTTCATCTTCACTTCTTACGATTGCGCGATCGCCTAGATTGGGAGAAGGAAGCCTATATTGCACGGGTTCTCACTTTTTATCTTTTTTTTAAACTGTATTATATCTTAATCACTATATAACTAACTCTGCTTTTACGATGACTTTAGAGGAAGGTAGCCATCTAATCACCAGAAATCTTGTACAGCAGTCAAAGGTTCGAGTCCGCTTAATCCTT is from Argonema galeatum A003/A1 and encodes:
- a CDS encoding YkgJ family cysteine cluster protein → MDTEEEAIQSFLEAEKAAKLFSPKSRRSVILTVPSGEIAFELGADGVWLRFDCDCEDALPYCQAQCCSFQGTVVFPDEIEKSEVLRRETVFDEQRGGWIMQRGSDGACSCLDRSTRTCQIYEERPMTCQQFHCTRGASVRGFKQLNHVVRQNHLL